The Lemur catta isolate mLemCat1 chromosome 8, mLemCat1.pri, whole genome shotgun sequence genome has a segment encoding these proteins:
- the LOC123643616 gene encoding transforming protein RhoA-like codes for MAAIRKKLVIVGDGACGKTCLLTVFSKDQFPAVYMLTMLENYVADVEVDGKQVELVLWDTAGQEDYDRLRPLSYPDTDVILMCFSIDCPDSLENIPEKWTPEVKHFCPNVPIILVGNKKDLRNDERTRQELAKVKQEPVKPEEGRDMANRIGAFGYVECSAKTKDGVREVFEMATRAALQARLGKKKSGCLVL; via the coding sequence ATGGCTGCCATCAGGAAGAAACTGGTGATTGTCGGTGATGGAGCTTGTGGCAAGACATGCTTGCTCACAGTCTTCAGCAAGGACCAGTTCCCGGCGGTGTACATGCTCACCATGCTTGAGAACTATGTGGCAGATGTCGAGGTGGATGGAAAGCAGGTGGAACTGGTTTTGTGGGACACAGCTGGGCAGGAAGATTACGACCGCCTAAGGCCCCTCTCCTACCCAGACACTGATGTTATACTGATGTGTTTCTCCATCGACTGCCCTGATAGTTTAGAAAACATCCCAGAAAAATGGACCCCAGAAGTCAAGCATTTCTGTCCCAATGTGCCCATCATCCTTGTTGGGAACAAGAAGGATCTTCGGAATGATGAGCGCACAAGGCAGGAGCTAGCCAAAGTGAAGCAAGAGCCTGTAAAACCTGAAGAAGGCAGAGATATGGCGAACAGGATTGGCGCTTTTGGGTACGTGGAGTGTTCAGCAAAGACCAAAGATGGAGTGAGGGAGGTTTTTGAAATGGCTACGAGAGCTGCTCTGCAAGCCagacttggaaagaaaaaatctggGTGCCTTGTCTTGTGA